A window of Bradyrhizobium sp. AZCC 1719 genomic DNA:
CTCTGGTCCAGGCTGGCGCGCTCCTTGAACAGCTGCGCAATCGAATCGAACGACAGCAGCACCGCGACCAGGGCGGCCGCCAGCACTACGGTAACGAGAGCCATCACGATGATGCGCGAGCGCTGCGACTGCGAGCGGCTGGTCAGCACCATCAATGCCAGCACGAAGCCCGAGGTGATGATAAGCATGCCCCACGCAGCGCGTGAGAACGCCAGGAGAATCGCCAACGATATGATGCCAAACACGATCGCGCTGCGGAACGCCTTGCCGAATTTGTCCGTGACCACGCTTTGCAGCACGAGCAGCGCCGGCAGCACCAGAAACGCGCCAAACACGTTCGGGTCCTTGAAGGTGCCGCGGGCGCGGTCATAGAGCGTCAGCAGGTCTCGACCGCCGGGAACGAGATTGAAGTAACCCGCGATACCGGCGAGCGCCGCAATCATCGCGCCGACGATGAGGCCGCGCCGGAGCATGTCGAGCCGCGCCGCGGTATCCTCGGAGATCACCATCGCGAAGAAGATGACCGTGATCGCCATATACCAGGAGGTCGCAATCCAACTCGGCACGTTGGGCCGATCCATTACGGCGACCGCACTGATGCTGTAGCCGAGGTTGAGCAGGAACAAGAGCAGCAGCAGCGGCATGAACACCAGCCGCATCCGCGCGCCCGTTGCGAAGAAGATCACCGAGGCGGCAAGCGTCGCCAGCTCATAGGGGCTCGGCTCGATGAAGACAATGGCGATGGACGCACCCACCAGCCAAACCAACGCGCGCTGCAGCGCGAGCACGCCGGGCGCGGCCGTTATCGATGGGAGCGATTCCCCGGCTGTCGCCGCATACGCCATCACACACTCACGCAACTCAACAAAACAATCGGACCGCTGCTTCCGTCATTGCGAGCAAAGCGACTTGTCCGCCGTAGCTCGACGAGCGAAGGCGGAAGCAATCCATGGCGCCCAGCGACGATAGATGGATTGCTTCGTCGCTATCGCTCCTCGCAATGACGGTTTGCGTGTCCTCAGCTCAATACGCGTTCTCGCTCTTGGTCATCAGTGCGATCGGCGTCTTGAGCAGGACGTAGAGATCCAACAGCACCGACCAGTTCTCGATGTAATACAGGTCGAACTCGACGCGCTTCTGGATCTTCTCGTCGGTGTCGACTTCGCCGCGCCAGCCGTTGATCTGCGCCCAGCCGGTGATGCCGGGCTTGACGCGGTGGCGCGCGAAATAACCGTCAACGGCTTCATCGAACAGGCGGCTTTGCAACTTGCCTTGCACGGCGTGCGGGCGCGGCCCTACCAGCGAAAGATTGCTCTTGAACACGACGTTAAAGAGCTGCGGCAGTTCGTCGAGGCTGGTCTTGCGGATGAAGCGCCCGACGCGGGTGACGCGCGGGTCATTCTTGGTCACGACCTTGGAGGCGGTCGGATCGGCCTGATGGTGGTACATCGAACGGAACTTGAGAACGTCGATGCGCTCATTGTTGAAGCCGAAACGCTTCTGGCGGAACAGTATCGGCCCCGGGCTGTCGAGCTTCACCGCCAGCGCGACCAGACCCATCACCGGCAGCGCCAGCACCAGGATCACGAAGCCGACGACGTGGTCGAACAGCCACTTCATCACCAGGTCCCAGTCGGTGATCGGCGCCTCGAACACGTCGAGGGTAGGCACCTCGCCGAGATAGGAGTAGGAGCGGGGACGGAAGCGCAGCTTGTTGGTATGGGCCGAAAGGCGGATATCGACCGGAAGCACCCACAGCTTCTTCAACATATCGAGAATGCGCGTCTCGGCCGAAATCGGCAGCGCGAACAGCACGAGGTCGATGCGGGTGCGGCGCGCAAACTCGACGATGTCGTCGACCTTGCCGAGCTTGGGACTGCCGGCGCAGGTATCCATCGCGCGGTCGTCGTTGCGGTCGTCGAACACGCCGAGCACATGGATGTCGGAATCGTCTTGCGTCTTGAGCGCCTGCACGAGCTCTTCGCCGTTCTGGTCCGCGCCCACGATGATGGTGCGTCGATCGAGCCGGCCCTGACGGGCCCAGCGGCGCACCAGCGAGCGCAGGAACACGCGCTCCGTGACCAGCGCCGCGAGGCCGCTCACGAAAAACGCCGTGAGCCACAGCCGCGAAATCTCGCTGCCGAGCTTCACGATGAAGGATGCGCCGATGAACAGCAGGAACACGAATGCCCAGGATGAAATTATCCGCGTCATCTGGCGAAGATGGCCGCGGAATAACTGCACCTGATAGATATCGGCGGCCTGGAAGCAGATCACTGCCGTTGCCGCCACGCCGAAGATCGCCGCGAGAAATTCCCAGGAAAAGCCTCTGAGAGGCACGACGTAACCAAAATAGAGCGCAGCACCGATCGCGCTCAGCATCGCGAAATCGATCACGCGAACCACCCCCGCGATCACGATCGGCGAATAGGCGCGGCCAACTTTCTGATTGGTGACGGCGAGCGCTGCCGGAGACAACCTGCGGCGCCGTTCGATCGGCGGACGATTGGCGCTGGCGGTCGCCGCGGCATCGAGCATCGAGCGTGCGTTAATCGGTTCCACTGGTCCACGTCCGTTCTTGAGCGGGCACACAGCAACGTGCCCGCCGGTGCGGAATTCCCCACACCACGGGCTTACGGGACAAATCGGAAGAAACAGTTACGTTGGTAATTTTCGGTTAACGATTGGCAAACGCCTCGCGGTAGCCGGCAACAACGCCCTCGACCATAGCCTTCTGCGAAAAATGCTGGAAGATTCGTTCGCGCAACGATCTGGCCCGATCCTTCGTTGCGGCCGGATCCTTCATCGCAGCTTCGATAGCATCGGCCATGGCGGCTGCGTTGCTGGGCGCGAACAAGGCATCACCATGCGGGCCGAAAATCTCGGGGATGCCGCCGACATTGGCGGCGACCATAGGAATGCCGGCGGCCGCCGCCTCGATCACGACATAGGGCATCGAGTCTCCGCGAGAGGGAACCACCAGCAGCGAGCCCTTGGAGAAGCCGTAACGCGCCTTGACGTGGCCGATGAAGCGCACGGCCTTACCGAGGTCGAGCCGCTCGACCTGGGCTTTGAGGCCTTCGCTTTCCTCGCCGTCGCCTGCGAGCGTCAGCGTCACCGGACGGCCGTCGGCGCGTAGCCGCGCTACCGCATCGATCAGAAGGTCGGCACCCTTGATGTGCCGGAACTCGCCGACATAGATCAGGTCGGTGGCGTCCTCCGCCTTGACGACGGGATCGAATTCACTGGCGGTGACGCCGTTGAACACGCATCGCACCAGTCCCTTCGGCATGCCGATGGTACGCTGGTAGGTGTTGCGAGCAAACGCGCTTTCGAACAAGAACAGGTCGGTATCGTTCATCAGCGCGCGTTCGACACGGGCATAGATGTTGCCCTTCAGCGTCGACAGCGGATAGTGCAGCGAGCCGCCGTGCGGGGTATAGACCCTGATCCTGTCGCGGGAAGCGGTCCTTATGCGCATGAAGGCGCCGGCCTTGGCGCCGTGACCGTGCAGCACGTCCGGCTTCAATTGGCGGACCATGCGCTGGAACCGGGCCCACACCAGAACATCGCTCGGAAGCGGCTCGCGGCGAATGGCGGTGCGGTGAACGCCGAGCTTGAGGCGCGGGGCGATTTCCGCCAGCGCCTGCTCGGCGCGTTCGCCGCCGGTGAGGCTATCGGCGATGATGCCGACGTGATGGCCGCGGTCGATCTGGCCGTTGGCGAGATCGAGGATATGGCGGAAGATGCCGCCGACCGGCGCGCGCGTTGCGTGCAGAATCCGAAGCGGCTGACCGTCAACGACAGGCATCGAGACCGCCTTCAGATGCGACCGGAACCTGCGCGGTCCGGGCCAGGCAGCCCGCAAGCGTCAGCGCGGCAATCAGAACTGGAATAGGGGCGAGCACGCCGCGCATTACAGGTATCCTGGAAAGTATTCCGCGATTAAGGGCTTCGATGGTTAACAAAAAATGACTGCGCGCGCGAGGCGTCGCTCGGGCGCGCAGACGAGGCAAATTAACCCACCGGCAACCATAATGAAGTGTAATCGCCCCCGTCGAGTGGACCGATAGTTGCGTCCACGGGAGTGTGGGATGCGTTTGGCGTTCTGGCGTGCAGGCAAGGACAAGCCGGTGGTGCAGCGGGCGATGGCAAGGCCTGTGGCTTCGGCGCCGAAGCCCGTCGCCGCATCTGAGTCCGGCGATCTCGATCTGCATGCGCTTGGTCAGGCGTTGATGCGCAGGCGCAGTTGGATCATCGTTCCGACATTGCTGGCGCTGGTGCTTTCGCTGGCCGCGGTCAACATGATCACGCCGCGCTACAAGTCGGAAGCGCGCATTCTGGTCGACGGGCGCGAGAACGTTTTCCTGCGGCCGAACGGCGAGCGCAACGAGGAGCGCAGTGCGCTCGACGCCGAGGCCGTCACCAGCCAGGTGCAATTGGTGCAATCGCGCGATCTGGCCCGCGAGATCATCAATAAGAACAAGCTTGCCGAGCGTCCCGAGTTCGATCCGGTGCTGCAGGGGATCTCGCCGCTGAAGTCGCTGCTGGCCCTGGTCGGCATCGGGCGCGACCCGTTTTCGTTGACGCCGGAAGAGCGCGTGCTGGAGGCCTATTATGAGCGCTTCACGGCCTATGCGGTCGACAAATCCCGCGTCATCGTCGTCGAATTCCAATCGCGTGATCCCGAGCTTGCCGCGCGCGTCGCCAACTCGATCGCGGAAGGTTATCTGGTGGTGCAGCAGGACGCGCGGCAGCAGCAAGCGAAGTCTGCAAGCCAGTGGCTCTCGGGTGAAATAGAGCACTTGCGCAAGCGCGTGGCCGAGGCCGAATCGCGGGTCGAGGATTTCCGCTCCAGGTCGAGCCTGTTCGTGGGCACCAACAACACCACGCTGTCCAACCAGCAGATGGGCGAGATCAACACGCAGTTGAACAACGCACGCGCGCTGAAGTCGGATGCGGAATCCAAGGCGCGGCTGATCAAGGAGATGCTTCAGAGCGGCAAGCCGATCGAGGCTTCCGAGGTGCTCAATTCCGAACTGGTGCGCCGGCTGTCCGAGCAGCGCGTGACGCTGCGTGCGCAGTTCGCCGAGCAATCCTCGACGCTGCTCGGCGGTCATCCCCGCATCAAGGAATTGAAGGCCCAGCTTGCCGATCTCGATCGGCAGTTGCGCGAGGAGGCGGGCAAGGTGTCCCGCTCGCTGGAGAACGACGCCCGCATCGCCAGCGGCCGGGTCGAAGGCCTGACGGCGAGCCTCGATCAGTTGAAAAAGCAGGCTTCTTCGACCAACGGCCAGGACGTGCAGCTCCGCGCGCTGGAGCGCGAGGCCAAGGCCCAGCGGGACCTCTTGGAATCCTATCTCGCCAAATACCGCGAGGCGAACACCCGCGAGAATATCGAGGCGGCGCCGGCCGATGGCCGCATCATCTCCCGCGCCACCGTTTCCAACACGCCGACCTATCCGAAGAAGCTGCCGATCGTCTTGATCGCGACGCTGGCGACCTTGCTGCTCACTTCGGGCGCGATCGCGACCGGTGAATTGCTGCGCATGACCGCGCCGCGGACGCCTGGCGCTGCTTCGCCGGACGTTATGCGTGAAATTGCGCCCGAAATCGCACCCGAAATCGTCCTGGCTTCTGCGCCGGAACCGGTGCGTGCGCCGGCGATCGCGCCCGAGCTTCCTGTGGCAAACCTCGGTGAAGCGGATCACGTTTCAGAACCAACGTTGATTGAGCCGCATGCCGACGCCCCTCCCATGGGTACTTTGGCAGGAGACAGCGAGATCGAGCAACTGGCTGACGAGCTGGTTGGCGCAGGCGCTGCAGCGCGCAAGGTGACCGTGCTCGGCACGGCATCCAGCGAGAGCATCACGCTGACCGCACTTACGCTGGCGCGGCTGATGGCGCAGCAGGCAAAGATCGTGGTCGTCGATCTCGTGGCGTCCTCGCCGAGGATGACGGCGGCGTCGGTCGATCCGGTGGCGCCGGGGCTTGCCGAACTGATGCAGGGCGAAGCCTCGTTTGCGCAGATCATCACCAAGGATCGGCTGTCGCGCGTTCATCTCGTCAGCGCGGGACGCCCCGGCTTTGACCGTGCGCGGCTTCAATCACCGCGGCTGACGCTTGCGATCGACGCGTTGCTGCGGGTCTACGATCATGTGCTGCTGGATGCCGGCACCGCATCCGATCTGCCGGCCGAGCTCCTGACGTCGCAGGCGCGCGCGGTCGTGGTGCCCGAAGCGTCGATGGCGCAGGACGCGCGCGCGCTGATGTGCGATCAGCTCAAGGCGGTCGGCTTCTTTGAGGTGACGATGCTGAGCAAACCGTGCGAGTCGTCGGACGCAGTGGAGCCGGGACCACGCGTGGTCGCGGCTTGAACGAATTCGCAGGGGGGCAAAGCAGAAGCGTGCCCACCATTCAAGAGCACGCCGTGAAATGGTGGGCACGGCGCAAATACGCCTTTGCCCACCCTACGATGATAACATCTAGCTAAACGCGCTGCGCAGCTTTTGCGCCATCTCCAGCAGCGCCGGATTGTGCTTCACCAGCCGCTTGGTGCGGTTAAGGCCCGACATGACGCTGGCGGCAAGCTTGCCGCGCTGGCTGAGTGGGATAAAGCTGTCGAAGATTGGCTCATCGCTCTTGCAGAACAGCCGCTTGTAGTCGTCCGATCCGATTCCGAGGTCGAGCGCGCGGTAACCCTGTGCGGCATAGTGGTCGATGATGTCGCGCATCAGGATCAGGCCGGGGCTGTACTTTGAATTCGCCGACATCGTGTAGGTGTTGAACATCATCGAGAACCGATGCCCGTCGGCGACGCCGGCAAAGATCGCGATCACTTCCTCGTCGCATTCCAGCGCGTGGATGTCGATGGCGTGCCTGCCGCCGGCGAGCGGCGCGGTGCAGGCGCTGCGGACGAATTCCTCGATGCCGGGATCGGCGAACACATTCGGCAGCTTCTGTTCGGCCATCCGCAGCGGCTTGACGCGGAAAAACCAGTCGAGCAGTCGAGTGATGTCGGCCTCTGACGACCCAATATAACTGCGATAGCCGGGCAGGGACTGCAGCTTGCGTTCCTTGCCCTTGAGGCGGCGCCGGAACGAGTTGCTGATCAGCGCGACGGGGCGCCGCGCCAGGCTCCATCGCCAATAGCGGGCAATCATTGGCCGACGGTTGATGCGGCAGCAAGGCGAACGGATTGGGTAGATCGCGCCAGCGAATCGGTTGCTGATGCAGCGCGAGGACGTCGGCTTCGGACCGCTGCGACATCGCCGAGATCAGGCCTTCGAGATCGGCTTGCGTTGCGCTTGCAGCGAAGTCGCGGTCGAACAGCGCCATATTGAAGGTGGAATGCTTGCCACCCATGAAACTGGCGCAGCGCGCGCCATAAGCGTGCCTGAGCGCGAGCGGAAGCAGCGCCAGCGGACGGCGTTCCGCATCGTAGGCAATCACGATGAAGGGAGCGAGGCCTTCGCGCGCGCCGACCTGCCGCTGCCAGGGGCTGAGGAAGTCGAAGCGCTGATACGGCGTGAAGAAGGTTTGCGCGCCTTCCAGATTGCGCCAGACAGCTTCGACTGCGGCGAGGTCGTGGACGATGTCGATGCCGGCGATGCGGCTCGCCTTCGACCACCCATCTGCATCCGCCGTTCGGCCTTCGATCGCGGCAGCCATGGTCATCGCAAAGCTCGTGCTATATGAATTTGTTTACAATTTCGGCTTTGGCCGACCTTCGCAGGGAAATGTCAACAAAGGGTAATACGATGCGGCGCGGCGGGGGCAGCGCGACCGCATGTTGAGGGCGGTACGTTTGGCGTCGGATTTCGGAATTTTGCGGCGGGCCTGGATG
This region includes:
- a CDS encoding O-antigen ligase family protein; translated protein: MAYAATAGESLPSITAAPGVLALQRALVWLVGASIAIVFIEPSPYELATLAASVIFFATGARMRLVFMPLLLLLFLLNLGYSISAVAVMDRPNVPSWIATSWYMAITVIFFAMVISEDTAARLDMLRRGLIVGAMIAALAGIAGYFNLVPGGRDLLTLYDRARGTFKDPNVFGAFLVLPALLVLQSVVTDKFGKAFRSAIVFGIISLAILLAFSRAAWGMLIITSGFVLALMVLTSRSQSQRSRIIVMALVTVVLAAALVAVLLSFDSIAQLFKERASLDQSYDEGRFGRFGRHILGAEMALGLPFGIGPLQFTRYFPEDTHNSYLNAFMSGGWLSGVCYPALVFVTVLTGFRYLFVRVPWQPAYLAIFAAFLGTVGESFIIDTDHWRHFWMMLGTMWGMFVAAERWKAGADPAQARERRVGKGAQAPCPP
- a CDS encoding undecaprenyl-phosphate glucose phosphotransferase — its product is MEPINARSMLDAAATASANRPPIERRRRLSPAALAVTNQKVGRAYSPIVIAGVVRVIDFAMLSAIGAALYFGYVVPLRGFSWEFLAAIFGVAATAVICFQAADIYQVQLFRGHLRQMTRIISSWAFVFLLFIGASFIVKLGSEISRLWLTAFFVSGLAALVTERVFLRSLVRRWARQGRLDRRTIIVGADQNGEELVQALKTQDDSDIHVLGVFDDRNDDRAMDTCAGSPKLGKVDDIVEFARRTRIDLVLFALPISAETRILDMLKKLWVLPVDIRLSAHTNKLRFRPRSYSYLGEVPTLDVFEAPITDWDLVMKWLFDHVVGFVILVLALPVMGLVALAVKLDSPGPILFRQKRFGFNNERIDVLKFRSMYHHQADPTASKVVTKNDPRVTRVGRFIRKTSLDELPQLFNVVFKSNLSLVGPRPHAVQGKLQSRLFDEAVDGYFARHRVKPGITGWAQINGWRGEVDTDEKIQKRVEFDLYYIENWSVLLDLYVLLKTPIALMTKSENAY
- a CDS encoding glycosyltransferase family 4 protein, which gives rise to MPVVDGQPLRILHATRAPVGGIFRHILDLANGQIDRGHHVGIIADSLTGGERAEQALAEIAPRLKLGVHRTAIRREPLPSDVLVWARFQRMVRQLKPDVLHGHGAKAGAFMRIRTASRDRIRVYTPHGGSLHYPLSTLKGNIYARVERALMNDTDLFLFESAFARNTYQRTIGMPKGLVRCVFNGVTASEFDPVVKAEDATDLIYVGEFRHIKGADLLIDAVARLRADGRPVTLTLAGDGEESEGLKAQVERLDLGKAVRFIGHVKARYGFSKGSLLVVPSRGDSMPYVVIEAAAAGIPMVAANVGGIPEIFGPHGDALFAPSNAAAMADAIEAAMKDPAATKDRARSLRERIFQHFSQKAMVEGVVAGYREAFANR
- a CDS encoding GumC family protein, which gives rise to MRLAFWRAGKDKPVVQRAMARPVASAPKPVAASESGDLDLHALGQALMRRRSWIIVPTLLALVLSLAAVNMITPRYKSEARILVDGRENVFLRPNGERNEERSALDAEAVTSQVQLVQSRDLAREIINKNKLAERPEFDPVLQGISPLKSLLALVGIGRDPFSLTPEERVLEAYYERFTAYAVDKSRVIVVEFQSRDPELAARVANSIAEGYLVVQQDARQQQAKSASQWLSGEIEHLRKRVAEAESRVEDFRSRSSLFVGTNNTTLSNQQMGEINTQLNNARALKSDAESKARLIKEMLQSGKPIEASEVLNSELVRRLSEQRVTLRAQFAEQSSTLLGGHPRIKELKAQLADLDRQLREEAGKVSRSLENDARIASGRVEGLTASLDQLKKQASSTNGQDVQLRALEREAKAQRDLLESYLAKYREANTRENIEAAPADGRIISRATVSNTPTYPKKLPIVLIATLATLLLTSGAIATGELLRMTAPRTPGAASPDVMREIAPEIAPEIVLASAPEPVRAPAIAPELPVANLGEADHVSEPTLIEPHADAPPMGTLAGDSEIEQLADELVGAGAAARKVTVLGTASSESITLTALTLARLMAQQAKIVVVDLVASSPRMTAASVDPVAPGLAELMQGEASFAQIITKDRLSRVHLVSAGRPGFDRARLQSPRLTLAIDALLRVYDHVLLDAGTASDLPAELLTSQARAVVVPEASMAQDARALMCDQLKAVGFFEVTMLSKPCESSDAVEPGPRVVAA